One window of the Delphinus delphis chromosome 20, mDelDel1.2, whole genome shotgun sequence genome contains the following:
- the NANOS2 gene encoding nanos homolog 2, translating to MQQPPFDMWKDYFNLSQVVLALIQSRGQGPEAQATGEPGPGPQLGQDQGQGGQGARGGLVTLCNFCKHNGESRHVYSSHQLKTPEGVVVCPILRHYVCPLCGATGDQAHTLKYCPLNGGQQSLYRRSGRNSAGRKVKR from the coding sequence ATGCAGCAGCCACCCTTCGACATGTGGAAGGACTACTTCAACCTGAGCCAGGTGGTGCTGGCACTGATCCAGAGTCGGGGGCAAGGGCCGGAGGCCCAAGCGACCGGGGAGCCGGGACCTGGGCCCCAGCTGGGGCAGGatcaggggcagggagggcagggggccaggGGGGGCCTGGTCACCCTGTGCAACTTCTGCAAACACAATGGGGAATCTCGCCATGTGTACTCCTCACACCAGCTGAAGACACCAGAGGGCGTGGTGGTGTGTCCCATCCTGCGGCACTATGTGTGTCCCCTGTGCGGGGCCACGGGGGACCAGGCCCACACACTCAAGTACTGCCCGCTAAACGGAGGCCAGCAGTCTCTCTACCGCCGCAGTGGGCGCAATTCGGCCGGCCGCAAGGTCAAGCGCTGA